From a region of the Oryza sativa Japonica Group chromosome 6, ASM3414082v1 genome:
- the LOC4341257 gene encoding berberine bridge enzyme-like Cyn d 4 produces MYTHLLHPCPKLHAMARTSMTTTSRALALVLLSSCCLLVAVDAAYAKKPNLSKNDFLSCLAAGIPARQLYAKGSPSYGSVLTSTIRNLRYLSSKTCNPLYIVTPTDVKHIQVAVSCGRRHNVRIRVRSGGHDYEGLSYRSEIPEPFAIVDLVNMRNVTVDGKARTAWVESGAQIGELYYGISKASPTLAFPAGVCPTIGVGGHFSGGGFGMLLRKFGLASDNVLDVKVVDANGKVQDRKSMGEDYLWAVRGGGGSSFGIVVSWKLRLLPVPATVTVIQMPKMVNEGAVDLLTKWQSLAPTFPEDLMIRVMAQAQKAVFEGLYLGTCDALLPLVTSRFPELGVNRSHCNEMSWVQSIAFIHLGKNATVKDILNRTSSIRAFGKYKSDYVTQPLSKATWDTIYKDWFSKPGSGIMIMDPYGATISKPGEADTPFPHRKGMLYNIQYITFWFGEGAPAEAPIKWIRDFYAFMEPYVTKNPRQAYVNYRDLDLGVNAVEAGANVSCYQVGKVWGEKYFKGNFERLARTKAKVDPTDFFRNEQSIPPLLA; encoded by the coding sequence ATGTACACACACCTCCTCCATCCATGTCCCAAGCTGCATGCCATGGCGAGGACGTCGATGACGACGACATCCAGGGCCCTCGCGCTGGTGCTCCTCTCGTCTTgctgcctcctcgtcgccgtcgacgcggcCTACGCCAAGAAGCCGAATCTGTCCAAGAATGACTTCCTCTCCTGCCTAGCCGCCGGCATCCCCGCCCGGCAGCTGTACGCCAAGGGCTCGCCGTCGTACGGCTCCGTGCTGACGTCCACCATCCGGAACCTCAGGTACTTGTCGTCCAAGACGTGCAACCCGCTGTACATCGTCACACCGACCGACGTGAAGCACATCCAGGTGGCCGTCTCCTGCGGCCGCCGCCACAACGTCCGCATCCGCGTGCGCAGCGGCGGCCACGACTACGAGGGCCTCTCGTACCGGTCGGAGATCCCCGAGCCGTTCGCCATCGTCGACCTCGTCAACATGCGGAACGTGACCGTCGACGGCAAGGCGCGCACGGCGTGGGTGGAGTCCGGCGCGCAGATCGGCGAGCTCTACTACGGCATCTCCAAGGCGAGCCCCACGCTGGCGTTCCCGGCGGGCGTGTGCCCGACCATCGGCGTCGGGGGCCACTTCAGCGGCGGCGGGTTCGGCATGCTGCTGCGCAAGTTCGGCCTCGCGTCCGACAACGTGCTCGACGTGAAGGTGGTGGACGCGAACGGCAAGGTGCAGGACCGGAAGTCGATGGGGGAGGACTACTTATGGgccgtccgcggcggcggcggctcgagctTCGGGATCGTGGTGTCGTGGAAGCTGAGGCTGTTGCCGGtgccggcgacggtgacggtgaTCCAGATGCCCAAGATGGTGAACGAGGGCGCCGTCGACCTCCTCACCAAGTGGCAGTCCCTCGCGCCGACGTTCCCGGAAGACCTGATGATCCGCGTGATGGCGCAGGCGCAGAAGGCCGTGTTCGAGGGCCTCTACCTCGGCACCTGCGACGCGCTCCTCCCGCTGGTGACCAGCCGCTTCCCGGAGCTGGGCGTCAACCGCTCCCACTGCAACGAGATGTCATGGGTGCAATCCATCGCGTTCATCCACCTGGGCAAGAACGCCACCGTCAAGGACATCCTCAACCGGACCTCCTCCATCCGAGCCTTCGGCAAGTACAAGTCGGACTACGTGACGCAGCCACTGTCCAAGGCGACATGGGACACCATCTACAAGGACTGGTTCTCCAAGCCGGGCTCCGGCATCATGATCATGGACCCGTACGGCGCCACCATCAGCAAACCCGGCGAGGCGGACACGCCGTTCCCGCACCGGAAGGGGATGCTGTACAACATCCAGTACATCACCTTCTGGTTCGGCGAGGgcgcgccggcggaggcgccgATCAAGTGGATCAGGGACTTCTACGCGTTCATGGAGCCGTACGTCACCAAGAACCCGAGGCAGGCGTACGTCAACTACAGGGACCTCGACCTCGGCGTCAACGCCGTCGAGGCCGGCGCCAACGTCTCCTGCTACCAGGTCGGCAAGGTGTGGGGCGAGAAGTACTTCAAGGGCAACTTCGAGAGGCTCGCCAGGACGAAGGCCAAGGTGGATCCCACCGACTTCTTCAGGAACGAGCAGAGCATTCCTCCATTGCTcgcgtga